The Montipora foliosa isolate CH-2021 chromosome 6, ASM3666993v2, whole genome shotgun sequence genome includes the window gactcgagctgcatcacgcagccacagagtcaaaatatcgactgacagcatagctcataactgcatccagttcctgtatttctgtgaatgatgcaaccaaccaatcaccaaagtgagcgaatgtgagagaatCTTTAACacatgcagttatgagctatgctgtcagtcgatatttgactctgtggctgagTGAtccagctcgagtcaaatacccacatttcacccttgctcaccatagagtctccagtagctcagtggttagagcatctgtACTAGaacacggagggtcgtgggttcgaataccatctggggctcggatttttgcgagttcccagtgggttcaattgtaacatctttcatttaatatgtattaatttaaaagaaaaccaacTTAAATGGGTgagtgtcccaagacttttgcctCACGATTGTAGTTAGTACTTATAACATTGGTATAATTGCTCCAAATTGAAGCTAGTTGTTAATTTACAAACAGACAACAGCACCAAATTGGTATTTTGCCAAGTTCAAACCTTAGATATACCAAGATAATCTattcttttttccaaaaaatacAGGTCCCAAATTTCTTCTCACCTAATAGGTATGTAAACCACTGTACACAAGTTAGAAAGCAGGGAACATTTTTCTCAAACATGAATCCAAGCAACAATATAGCTCCAttcaattgaattaaattaaatttagctTCATTCACAATGCAGATAACGAAAGTCAAATTACACAAAGTACAAATCATTTTCCAACCAAACTGTACCATGATATTATTTATACACTGTCAATACTACCTTTCCAATTGATACTGTGCATTAAACAAACTGGACTGCCATCTTCCAGTAATCTGCTCTGCTTCCTTcttcgttggatttccagtaaTAGTTACAAACAGCATCACCACTTTTCCCTTTTTCGCTAGTTTCATAAGAGAAATTGGATCATCTTTGAACTGTGTTGGATCAAAAGCAGGGCCTGGTTGGGGCGGCTTCCGTGGATCATTGTCATCATATCGATCTTCTTCATCTATATCTTCATCATTATCCTTTAAAAAGGAGAGTATCAGTTTGTGACCTTTTCCATCTTAACTCCACATTTTCAGTGAGACAATAACAAGCTAATAAATATTAGATATTGCACAGGGGTTGCACAACAGTGAGAGCACTTgcatcccaccaatgtggcccaggtttgattcccagaatAAATCACCCCAGACCGCCTTAAGAGCTCACACCAGCCGTACTCCCCTTCCACAGCGATGGAGTGTCCCACACAGGAATCAAATCTACCATTTCTGAAACACTAATTGGATGCCCTAAGCACGAAACTACAAAACTTTCATGAGATTATGGATCACTTTGTTAAAGTTGTTGTCTAATATGCCCTCAAAATATATCTTTTACAGGGGTTAGGTGTGAAGGAAATTTTCAAGTTACATTGCAAACTTGATAGTCAGACTAGAGTCATGAATAACAATCCCACTTTCAGAGTATTAAAATGCAAGCTTTGCAGTTAACTGATCGTGAGGAGCAGCTGTGAGGCGATCTTTTATAGTCAATTAGAAACACAAAGATTGGTTCGAAACTATACATTCAATTTATCCCAACTCTTTTCAGAGCTAGGCTGTGCATCACCCCTTAAATTATTCTCCCAAAGAAGCGTAGAGTGTAAAGTGATGTGCTTACTTCCCATTGGTCGTAGAGTTTAAACAAATCTCCTTCATTGTAGTCCACAACATTTTTTCCAATCCTATTATCCTTTTCCTTCCTCTTGTTTGGTTCTGATTTCTCTTTTTCTCCATGACAACTGTGTTGCAAGATCAAGATTAAAATTACTAcgaaaaa containing:
- the LOC138007799 gene encoding LDLR chaperone boca-like, whose product is MAGGNFCSKFSFLFFVVILILILQHSCHGEKEKSEPNKRKEKDNRIGKNVVDYNEGDLFKLYDQWEDNDEDIDEEDRYDDNDPRKPPQPGPAFDPTQFKDDPISLMKLAKKGKVVMLFVTITGNPTKKEAEQITGRWQSSLFNAQYQLERYLVADNRVLFMIKDGSLAWDIKDFLITQPDCELVEFDNQQFPGAGGKVKTEL